The Paenibacillus sp. RC334 nucleotide sequence CGTTCGCCGGAGCTCCTTTTACAATTGCTAGTTATTTAATAGAAGGCAGACCGTCCAAGGGATATATCCGCACTAAGGCCATGATGTACGGAGAGCCTGAATTATGGCGTCGGCTGATGGACAAGCTTGGAGACATGGTTATTACATACGTGCGTGCCCATATCGCTAACGGCGGCAAGGCATTTCAACTGTTTGACAGCTGGGTAGGGGCGCTTTCGCCTCATGATTTCCAAACGTTTGTGCTGCCGACGATTACACGTATTTTCCATGAGCTGTCCGATCTGGACGTACCGAAAATTTATTTTCCAGGTGTAAGCTCCGGTGAGTTGCTTCCGCTGCTGGGCGGGGTAAAAGCCGATGTGATCGGACTGGACTGGCGGGTGAGTATACCTGAAGGACGCCGTCGTTTGGGGAATGCTTTTGGTGTGCAGGGAAATCTGGATCCTTACGTGCTCACAGCGCCGATACATGTAATTAAACAGTACGCGAAAACGATTGTGGATGAAGGAATTTTGGAGCCGGGATATATTTTTAATCTGGGTCACGGTTTATTTCCAGAAGCTTCGTTAGATAAGCTGAGAGAGCTTACAGAGTATGTGCACGAGTATTCCCGTTCCGTTTTGACAAAGAAGTAATCAATCCAAAATGTTAAGAGGTGATGTGCTGATGAAAACCAAAGTGGGTGTACTGGTTATGTCCTACGGGACACCGGAAAGTTTGGATCAGGTGGAAGCCTATTATACGCATATTCGTCGTGGTAACGCTCCTTCCCCGGAGCAATTGAAAGAATTAAAGGACCGTTATGAAGCCATTTTGGGCGGTGTATTTCCGCTACGTCAAAATACGGATCGTCAGGTTCACAATCTGCAAGAAACCTTAAATCGGGAAAATCGTAACCCGGATATTGAATTTGTCTGCTATCAGGGACTCAAACATGCCAAGCCGTTCATCGAGGATGGTGTGGAGGCTATGGTGCAAGATGGTATCCGTACAGCGGTAGGTATCGTGCTGGCTCCGCATTATTCCGTAATGAGTGTAGGCACTTATATCAAGCGCGCACAGGCCAAGGCACAGGAACTGGAGCTGGCTATATCGTTTGTGGAAAGCTATCATCTTCATCCAAAGCTGATCAAGACGTTGACCGAACGTGTGAATGCAAAGCTGGCGCTTTTCGAAGAGGCAGGGGCGAATCGGGACGAGGTACGTGTATTGTTCAGTGCGCACAGCTTGCCTGAGCGGATTTTGGCGATGGGTGACCCTTATGTAGAACAATTGATGGCTACTTCGCAAGCAATTGCGGATAAGGCAGGAATCACCAACTGGCAGTTTACGTGGCAGAGTGCAGGTCGCACAGCAGAGCCTTGGCTCGGTCCTGACATCCTGGATACCATGCATAGTCTCAAGGAAGAGCAGGTTGAATATGTGCTGACTGCGCCAGTCGGCTTCGTTTCCGATCATCTAGAGGTACTGTACGATCTGGATATTGAGGCGCAGGCTTTAGCGAAGGAACTGGATATGCGTTTCCAGCGGATTGATTCGCTTAACAGTGATCCATTGTACATGGAGACGCTTAGCGATGTCATCATAGACCAATGGAAAAAGGGATGAGGACATTATGGAGCAAAAACTACGCAATATTGTGATTGTAGGCGGAGGATTGACCGGACTGAGCGCAGCTTTTTATACACGTAAAATGTACAAAGAAGCAGGCTACACACCACGGATTACGCTGGTGGAGAAGGCCCCGGTGCTGGGCGGGAAAATCGAAACGTTGCATAAAGACGGGTTTGTGATTGAAAAAGGGCCGGATTCCTTTCTGGCCCGTAAAACGGCTATGATCGACCTGGCAAAAGAGCTGGAGCTGGATCATGAGCTGGTAAGCACGAATCCTGAGGCGAAAAAAACATACATTTTGCATGAAGGTCAGCTTCATCCGATGCCCCCCGGTCTGGTACTGGGAATTCCGACGGAGCTGCAACCATTTCTGCGAAGCGGGCTCATCTCTTTGGGCGGCAAGCTGCGGGCCATGATGGACTTTGTTATTCCGCCTCGGCGCATACCCGGTGATGAAGCCTTGGGTGATTTTATCGAACGCCGATTGGGCAAAGAAGTGCTGGAAAATGTAACCGAGCCGCTGCTGGCTGGCATATATGCTGCCAATATGAAGACGCTGAGCTTGCAGGCGACCTTCCCGCAATTTGCTGAAGTAGAGCAGCAATATGGAAGCCTCATTCACGGGATGATGACCGGAAGAAAGCCAGCCGAGACGCATACAGGCACGAAAAAAAGTGCTTTCCTGACCTTCCGACAAGGACTGCAAAGTTTGGTACATGCGTTACTGAATGACTTGCATGACTGTGATTTGCGTATAGGCGTTGCTGTTACAGAGTTCACAAAGACAGCAGACGGTGAAGGAAGCATCTACCATGTTGTACTGGATAATGGGGAGACGTTGGAGGCGGACGATCTATTTATCACGACTCCGAATTTTGCCGCTGCGCCGTTGTTGCGGGGACATGTAAAGGTGGCGGCACTGGAAGCCGTTAATTACGTGTCCGTGGCGAATGTGGTCATGGCCTTTCATAAAAAAGACATCGAGAATGTCTTTGATGGTTCCGGTTTTCTGGTTCCTCGTAAAGAGGGACGCAGTGTGACGGCCTGTACGTGGACGTCCGCCAAGTGGCTGCATACCAGTCCGGACGATAAAGTACTGCTGCGCTGTTATGTGGGGCGTGCTGGAGCCGAAGAAACGGTAGAGCTACCCGATGATGAACTGACTGCGCTGGTACGTAAGGATTTGCAGGACATGATGGGCGTTACGGCGACTCCACTATTTACGGAAATTACCCGTCTTCGCCACTCCATGCCGCAATATCCGGTAGGACACCCGCAGGCTATCGCCGATCTGCGGGAAGAACTGCGTACAACGATGCCGGGAGTGTATGTTCTGGGTGCCGGCTATGATGCTATCGGCTTGCCGGATTGTATCCGTCAGGCCAAGGAATGGGCCTCTGTCGCCGTCCAAGCTGCGGAACGGGAAGCGGTCGAGGTACAGGTATAATTAAATGAATGGAGCAACTTGAATAACGAACCCTTCGCAATCCCAAGCGAGGGGTTCTATTTATACCGAAATTTGATATATAATGGAGAAGGTGTCAAAAGCGCCGGATCATTTTAGGAAAGTAATGCATATGCAACAGCATAGAAGGAGTGAAGAATGTACCCTCCCAGATCACAGAAAAATGAAGGTCGAAAGAAAGCAAGGAAGCGAAAAATAGGCAAGGCCTGGATCATTACGAATCTTGTCCTGCTGCTTATGATCGTAGGTCTTTTTGGATATTATTACATATTTGAACACAGGGAGAGTAGCTCTCTTGCGGAAAACGCCGGACTATTGCAACAGGAGAACAAGGCCAAAACGGATTCTGCGGGTGGAGGACAGTCTTCTAGCCCGATAAGAGAGAACGTTACAGCCGTTTCAAATGAACAAATGGACGATAGCTCCAATGGAGGCGAGCAAGCTGATGACGATAAAACGGAGCATTCTTCTGATACTGCTACAGATACAGACAGCCGCCCCGTGACAACGTCTGACACAAATATTCCCGAAGGCAACTCGTCAGAATCAGGAGTATCTTCAGAGAACGCAGGGCAATCACCGGACAGCTCTTCAAATAAGGGGGCATCGAACAGCGAGAATTCTGCTGACCCCAACGAATCGGAGCAGGGAAAGAACGTGGCATCGGATGGAACAGCTTCACCGACAGTCACGCTCCATTTTGTAGGGGATGTGCAGTTTTCCGGTAAGGTTGAGCAGCGGTTGGAAAAGAACGGATTTGATTTTCCATATCAATATCTTGGAAATCTGTTTCGCAAGGACGATCTGACGATAGCCAATCTGGAAACGCCGGTTACAACCGGGGGCGTGGGTGCGCTGAATAAAACGTATGTGTATAAGTCTTCTCCCAAGGCGTTGACTGCGTTGGCTGCGGCAGGAATAGACGCTGTAAATTTGGCCCAACAATCATATTTTGGATCAGGGCACAGACGGATTACTGGATACGCTGAAATATTTGAAAGAAAATGATATAGCGTATACCGGAGCCGGGCGTAATGCAAAAGAAGCGTATGCTCCGCACTATTTTGAACGTAAAGGTATTAAAATTGCGTTGTTGGGAGCCACACGGGTTATGCCCGAGGCCAACTGGAATGCAGGCGCCAAACAGCCCGGTGTTGCAGGAGCCTACGATTCGACCGCGATCGTGAAATCGATTCGTGAGGCGCGCAAGCAGGCTGATTTGGTTATTATTATTGCCCATTGGGGCAAGGAGCGCGTGAATGTATTGGAGCCTCATCAAACCGAGCTATCGCATGCTTTTGTTGATGCAGGGGCAGATCTTGTAATTGGAGGTCACCCGCACGTGTTACAGGGGATGGAGCAGTATAAAGGCAAATGGATTGCTTACAGCACAGGCAATTTTATTTTTTCTAAATCTACAGTACCAGCCACCTGGGATACAGCGATATTTCAGGCAACTTGTACCCGGGCTGGGGCTTGCAGGATGAAGCTGACTCCTTACCGGGCGGAGCTGGGGCAACCAGTTCCAATGAAGGATGCGGAGGCCGGCAAAATTTTGCAAGGAGTAGCGGCGATGTCACCGGCTAATGTTTCTGTAGGCGCAGACGGTTCAGTAACCGCCCGATAGTTGTCGAAGGAAATCTTTTACACGAGGCTGGTCTGTATTGAGGCTACCACTTGTGGATGGAGGTCATAACCGGAATGGATCATTTGTGCGTGGCTCACCGTGGTTTTTCGGGAATTGCTCCCGAGAACACGTTGGCGGCCTTTAAGCTTGCGATCGATCAGCTGTTTGTGCGCTGGATTGAGCTGGATGTACAACTGTCGAAGGACGGCGTTCCGGTGGTCATCCATGATTTCACGTTGGAGCGCACGACTAACGGCACAGGTCGAGTGAAGGATACGGACTGGAAAGAGCTGAAACGTCTGGATGCTGGTGGCTGGAAAAGCGCGGAATATCAAGGAGAAAGGATTCCTACTCTCGCACAAGTGCTAGATCTGTGTCGTGGCCGCGTATCGCTCAATATTGAGCTAAAAACCGCAGGGGATATGTATCCGGGGCTGGAGAAGGCGGTACTCCGTGAAATTGTGGCGCGGGATATGGAGAATGAAGTGGTATTGACCTCTTTTGAGCGTTCCGCTTTACGTCGGGCCAAAGAGCTGGCTCCAGGTATCCGTACCGGGCTGATTATTGATGCTCGTCCGGATGATCTGGCAAAGCAGTTGGAAGGGCTGCAATGCTCTTTTCTATCCATGGGCTACCCGCGTTTGGACCGAAAGCTGATGAAAGACTTGACCGGACGCGGTATCACTGTCATGGCGTGGACAGTGGATGACCGTAGCATTATGCGAAGATTGGCCTCATTACATCCTGAATTGATGATTTGTACCAATTGGCCGGATCGCTGGGAGCAGGTTTTTTTGCATTTCAAGCACCGGATGTGGCACTATATACGTAATCTATTTATTAAATAATTGGACTATATACGCGGGAAGGGTGACGGTCGTAATGAACGTAGAAATTCGTAATGTCTACTGTGTCGGGCGCAATTATAAGCTGCATGCCGAGGAACTGGGAAATGAGGTTCCTACAGAACCGATGATTTTTTTAAAGCCTTCCCATGCGGTAGTACCGCTGGATGGTGCAACACTGGAGCTTCCTAAAGATCAAGGAGACATTCATTATGAGACAGAGCTGGTCGTGGCGGTAGGCCGTAATTACGAACCGGGTATGTCTGCGGAAACGATTCTGAGTGCATTTGCCTTTGGTATTGATTTTACCCTGCGTGATGTACAAAGCGTTCTCAAGAAAAAGGGTCACCCATGGACGGCGGCTAAAGGTTTCAAATTTTCTGCTCCCGTTACACCGTTCTTGCCTTTAGAGAAACTGGACACGCTGGAGCAGCAGGATTTTTCATTGCTCAAAAATGGGCAGGAAGTACAGCGTGGCCATATCAAGGATATGATTTTTTCCATCGAGCATATCATTGATTACATAGCGACCCATTATGGACTGGGTGAAGGCGATATTATTTTTACAGGCACTCCGGCAGGTGTAGGGCCTGCAACGAGTGGAGATCGCTTCGAGCTATTTTGGGGAACTGACCATCAAGGAAGCTGCACAATTGGTTAAGTTAATTCGTGTGATTGCATCAATTAAGTTGGTTAAAAAGGGAGTTCTCTTGGTAGTTGGGCAGTATGGGGGGATTTCCGCAGGCAAGAATGTAAGGGCCGTGTCCTGTGCCATAGCATGGGACACGGTTTTTATATAAGTGTAGAGCGTTGTACAATAAATTACGAACTGAAAAATGAAAAACGAGAGATTCATTTCAAAGTGGGGGTATATCATGGATTGGATCATCGGATTGCTTGGCGCTGCAGTAGTGGCGGGAGCTGCTTTTTATAAAAAATCCTTAACCTTATCGGGCTTTGCGGCGGCTGTGCTGATGGGAACCGTGTATTATGGTGCAGGTAACCTGTTTTGGTTCGGGACCTTGCTCCTGTTCTTCATTACATCGACCTTGCTGTCGAGGTTCAAAAAGGAGCGCAAGGCAGAGCTTGAAAAATCGTATGCCAAAACCGGAAATCGGGATGCTGGTCAGGTATGGGCCAACGGGGGATTAGGTATGCTGTTATGCCTGTGCTATGCGATCTGGCCTCATGTTGCCTGGCAGTTGGCTTTTGTTGGCGTCATGGCTACAGTCACGTCGGATACGTGGGCAACGGAATTTGGCAGCCTGAGCCGCAAGCCGCCTCGCTCGATACTGAATGGCAAGGTGCTGGCACCCGGAACCTCGGGAGGTGTATCTGTTCTAGGGACAGCTGCGGCCTTGGCTGGGGGAGTTCTGATTGGAATAGGAGCATGGGTCTTTGGACACGCCATAGGAATGCCAGGCTTGCCGCTATGGCTGTGGGCACTGATCGGCGGAATATCTGGTAGTGCGGGGGCCTTCGCCGATTCCTATCTCGGTGCTACGGTGCAAATGATGCGTTCCTGCACGGTTTGCGGCCGGGAAGTAGAGGTAGACTCGCACTGTGGACAACCGACGGTCTATGTGCGGGGCTGGCGTTGGATGAGCAATGATAGAGTGAATAGCATCAGTTCGATTTTCGGGGGGCTGGTCGCTCTGGCAGGCATTCTGTTTATACTCTAGTACAGGGAGGTGCGAAGATGGGCGGTATACATGGAGATAAATATGAGGCCATTTTGGACGCCGCTTACACAGTCTTCGGCACCAAAGGCTTTTATGAAAGCAAGATTTCCGAGATTGCAGAACAGGCGGGCGTCGCCAAAGGCACGGTATATTTGTACTTCAAAAGCAAAGAACAGCTGTTTACAGCGGTCACGCGCAGAGATTGCGAGCAATACCTGGCTGAAATGCAGGGCGCATTGGCTAACCGCGCTTTGGAGGAGGGACTGCTGCGAATGGCAAATCTGCACTTACATTACTACTACAAGCGCAAGCAGCATACCAAGTTGTTTTTTATGACCCCGAACAATGACCCTGATTTAATGGAGTTTATGCGCGGATTTATTCAGGATTATACCGATATGGTCAAAAACAAACTGGCTTTGGAGGGTGTGCAGCAGCCTGAGCTTCATGCGAAGGCTTTCATTGGCATGATGGAGCGCCTCAAAATGGACATTTTACTGGATAAAGATTTCTGTGAATGCGATGTGGATCAGACGGCTGAATTTGCGACTAACTTGTTTATGTACGGCTGTGAAG carries:
- a CDS encoding glycerophosphodiester phosphodiesterase family protein, with the translated sequence MDHLCVAHRGFSGIAPENTLAAFKLAIDQLFVRWIELDVQLSKDGVPVVIHDFTLERTTNGTGRVKDTDWKELKRLDAGGWKSAEYQGERIPTLAQVLDLCRGRVSLNIELKTAGDMYPGLEKAVLREIVARDMENEVVLTSFERSALRRAKELAPGIRTGLIIDARPDDLAKQLEGLQCSFLSMGYPRLDRKLMKDLTGRGITVMAWTVDDRSIMRRLASLHPELMICTNWPDRWEQVFLHFKHRMWHYIRNLFIK
- the hemG gene encoding protoporphyrinogen oxidase: MEQKLRNIVIVGGGLTGLSAAFYTRKMYKEAGYTPRITLVEKAPVLGGKIETLHKDGFVIEKGPDSFLARKTAMIDLAKELELDHELVSTNPEAKKTYILHEGQLHPMPPGLVLGIPTELQPFLRSGLISLGGKLRAMMDFVIPPRRIPGDEALGDFIERRLGKEVLENVTEPLLAGIYAANMKTLSLQATFPQFAEVEQQYGSLIHGMMTGRKPAETHTGTKKSAFLTFRQGLQSLVHALLNDLHDCDLRIGVAVTEFTKTADGEGSIYHVVLDNGETLEADDLFITTPNFAAAPLLRGHVKVAALEAVNYVSVANVVMAFHKKDIENVFDGSGFLVPRKEGRSVTACTWTSAKWLHTSPDDKVLLRCYVGRAGAEETVELPDDELTALVRKDLQDMMGVTATPLFTEITRLRHSMPQYPVGHPQAIADLREELRTTMPGVYVLGAGYDAIGLPDCIRQAKEWASVAVQAAEREAVEVQV
- a CDS encoding fumarylacetoacetate hydrolase family protein; amino-acid sequence: MNVEIRNVYCVGRNYKLHAEELGNEVPTEPMIFLKPSHAVVPLDGATLELPKDQGDIHYETELVVAVGRNYEPGMSAETILSAFAFGIDFTLRDVQSVLKKKGHPWTAAKGFKFSAPVTPFLPLEKLDTLEQQDFSLLKNGQEVQRGHIKDMIFSIEHIIDYIATHYGLGEGDIIFTGTPAGVGPATSGDRFELFWGTDHQGSCTIG
- the hemH gene encoding ferrochelatase, whose protein sequence is MKTKVGVLVMSYGTPESLDQVEAYYTHIRRGNAPSPEQLKELKDRYEAILGGVFPLRQNTDRQVHNLQETLNRENRNPDIEFVCYQGLKHAKPFIEDGVEAMVQDGIRTAVGIVLAPHYSVMSVGTYIKRAQAKAQELELAISFVESYHLHPKLIKTLTERVNAKLALFEEAGANRDEVRVLFSAHSLPERILAMGDPYVEQLMATSQAIADKAGITNWQFTWQSAGRTAEPWLGPDILDTMHSLKEEQVEYVLTAPVGFVSDHLEVLYDLDIEAQALAKELDMRFQRIDSLNSDPLYMETLSDVIIDQWKKG
- a CDS encoding TetR/AcrR family transcriptional regulator, which encodes MGGIHGDKYEAILDAAYTVFGTKGFYESKISEIAEQAGVAKGTVYLYFKSKEQLFTAVTRRDCEQYLAEMQGALANRALEEGLLRMANLHLHYYYKRKQHTKLFFMTPNNDPDLMEFMRGFIQDYTDMVKNKLALEGVQQPELHAKAFIGMMERLKMDILLDKDFCECDVDQTAEFATNLFMYGCEAGSGIRRS
- a CDS encoding DUF92 domain-containing protein → MDWIIGLLGAAVVAGAAFYKKSLTLSGFAAAVLMGTVYYGAGNLFWFGTLLLFFITSTLLSRFKKERKAELEKSYAKTGNRDAGQVWANGGLGMLLCLCYAIWPHVAWQLAFVGVMATVTSDTWATEFGSLSRKPPRSILNGKVLAPGTSGGVSVLGTAAALAGGVLIGIGAWVFGHAIGMPGLPLWLWALIGGISGSAGAFADSYLGATVQMMRSCTVCGREVEVDSHCGQPTVYVRGWRWMSNDRVNSISSIFGGLVALAGILFIL
- the hemE gene encoding uroporphyrinogen decarboxylase, with product MTYNDTFIRACRKQAVDHIPVWYMRQAGRYDPEYRKIKEKYTLLEICRQPELAAEVTLMPVRKLGVDAAILYSDIMNPVASLGVDFDIVKNIGPVIDNPIRTAADVDKLRPIDVERDLGHILETIRILDRELEVPLITFAGAPFTIASYLIEGRPSKGYIRTKAMMYGEPELWRRLMDKLGDMVITYVRAHIANGGKAFQLFDSWVGALSPHDFQTFVLPTITRIFHELSDLDVPKIYFPGVSSGELLPLLGGVKADVIGLDWRVSIPEGRRRLGNAFGVQGNLDPYVLTAPIHVIKQYAKTIVDEGILEPGYIFNLGHGLFPEASLDKLRELTEYVHEYSRSVLTKK